The following are encoded together in the Meriones unguiculatus strain TT.TT164.6M chromosome 16, Bangor_MerUng_6.1, whole genome shotgun sequence genome:
- the Treml1 gene encoding trem-like transcript 1 protein — MFPAPRGACRISEEATLRTDICPAMGCYLLLLLLGLAGQGSADSHPEVLQAPVGSAILVQCHYRLQDVRARKVWCRFSQEACQPLVTSAVDRRAPGSGRIFLTDLGGGLLQVEMVTLQEEDTGEYGCVVEGAAGPQTLHRVSLLVLPPVPSPGEGQDVEEEEEKETYRNGSLPEDPSLDSSGSASPPEFRRRENSISLVWGAVLLLGLLVVAVVLFAVMARKKGSKLGVCGRSQSSGVSSMDPSSAAHHSSDPGLAAGLPTDIPYVRLDSPPPFDATYTGFSLDPPPGKPPAPPPQPSLPPKVLVSSKPVTYATVVFRGGDKGEGTPREPVQDLAKSQTPPS, encoded by the exons ATGTTTCCTGCTCCCCGGGGGGCCTGCAGGATCAGTGAGGAGGCCACCCTCAGAACTGACATCTGCCCAGCCATGGGCTGCTAcctgttgctgctgctcctggGACTGGCAG gcCAGGGCTCAGCGGACAGCCATCCCGAGGTGCTACAAGCTCCAGTGGGGTCGGCCATTCTGGTGCAGTGCCACTACCGGCTCCAGGACGTGAGGGCTCGCAAGGTGTGGTGCCGGTTCTCGCAGGAAGCCTGCCAGCCGCTGGTGACATCAGCCGTGGACCGAAGGGCTCCCGGGAGCGGACGCATATTCCTCACTGACCTGGGTGGGGGGCTCCTGCAGGTGGAGATGGTGACCCTGCAGGAGGAAGACACGGGGGAGTACGGCTGCGTGGTGGAGGGAGCCGCAGGGCCGCAGACCCTGCACAGGGTCTCCCTGCTGGTGCTGCCACCGG ttcctaGCCCAGGAGAAGGACAGGacgtggaggaagaggaagagaaagagacctacagaaacgGAAGTCTGCCCGAGGACCCTTCCTTGGACTCTTCTGGGAGTGCAAGTCCTCCCGAGTTCAGACGGCGTGAGAACAG tATTTCCCTGGTCTGGGGTGCTGTGCTACTACTGGGCCTGCTGGTGGTGGCTGTGGTGCTGTTTGCTGTGATGGCCAGAAAGAAAG GGAGCAAGCTTGGTGTCTGTGGCCGGTCCCAGAGCAGTGGAGTTTCAAGCATG GACCCCTCCTCAGCAGCCCACCACAGCAGTGACCCTGGACTGGCTGCCGGGCTGCCCACAGACATACCGTATGTGAGGCTCGACTCGCCACCTCCCTTTGACGCCACCTACACGGGCTTTTCTCTTGATCCTCCACCAGGGAAGCCCCCAGCCCCACCTCCACAACCCTCTCTGCCACCTAAGGTTCTGGTGTCCTCCAAACCTGTGACATATGCCACAGTTGTCTTCcggggaggggacaagggtgaaGGAACTCCCCGTGAGCCAGTTCAGGATCTCGCAAAGAGCCAAACCCCACCCAGCTAA
- the Trem2 gene encoding triggering receptor expressed on myeloid cells 2 isoform X1 — protein MEPLHLFLLLLVTELSQALNTTVLQAVAGQSLRISCTYDTFKHWGRRKAWCRQLREEGPCQRVVSTHSVWVLAFLRVRNGSTVITDDTLAGTLTITLRNLQAGDSGLYQCQSLRGGEADVLRKVLVEVLADPLDDQDAGDLWVPEEAGSFEGAQVEHSTSRSQSGEISFPPTSLLLLLACILFSKLLTASILWAVARRRQKLQTPVASELDCGHAAGHQLQILTGLRAT, from the exons AGTTGTCCCAAGCCCTCAACACCACGGTGCTGCAGGCTGTGGCCGGCCAGTCCCTACGCATATCATGTACTTATGACACCTTTAAGCACTGGGGGCGACGTAAGGCCTGGTGTCGCCAGCTGCGTGAGGAGGGCCCGTGCCAGCGTGTGGTGAGCACACACAGTGTGTGGGTGCTGGCCTTCCTGAGGGTACGGAACGGGAGCACGGTCATCACAGATGACACCCTTGCTGGGACCCTCACCATCACCCTGCGGAACCTCCAAGCCGGTGACTCGGGGCTCTACCAGTGCCAGAGCCTCAGAGGCGGAGAGGCTGATGTCCTACGGAAGGTCCTGGTGGAGGTGctggcag ACCCTTTAGATGACCAAGATGCTGGAGATCTCTGGGTTCCTGAGGAAGCGGGGAGTTTTGAGGGTGCCCAAGTGGAACACAGCACCTCCAG GAGCCAGTCAGGAGAGATCTCCTTCCCACCTacttcccttcttctcctcctggcTTGTATCCTCTTCAGCAAGCTTCTTACAGCCAGCATTCTCTGGGCTGTGGCCAGGAGAAGGCAGAAGTTGCAGACGCCTGTGGCCAGTGAGCTGGACTGTGGCCATGCTGCTGGGCACCAGCTTCAGATCTTGACTG GACTGAGAGCTACGTGA
- the Trem2 gene encoding triggering receptor expressed on myeloid cells 2 isoform X2, translating to MEPLHLFLLLLVTELSQALNTTVLQAVAGQSLRISCTYDTFKHWGRRKAWCRQLREEGPCQRVVSTHSVWVLAFLRVRNGSTVITDDTLAGTLTITLRNLQAGDSGLYQCQSLRGGEADVLRKVLVEVLADPLDDQDAGDLWVPEEAGSFEGAQVEHSTSRYSSSCRSPLVYHLLPLSKEPVRRDLLPTYFPSSPPGLYPLQQASYSQHSLGCGQEKAEVADACGQ from the exons AGTTGTCCCAAGCCCTCAACACCACGGTGCTGCAGGCTGTGGCCGGCCAGTCCCTACGCATATCATGTACTTATGACACCTTTAAGCACTGGGGGCGACGTAAGGCCTGGTGTCGCCAGCTGCGTGAGGAGGGCCCGTGCCAGCGTGTGGTGAGCACACACAGTGTGTGGGTGCTGGCCTTCCTGAGGGTACGGAACGGGAGCACGGTCATCACAGATGACACCCTTGCTGGGACCCTCACCATCACCCTGCGGAACCTCCAAGCCGGTGACTCGGGGCTCTACCAGTGCCAGAGCCTCAGAGGCGGAGAGGCTGATGTCCTACGGAAGGTCCTGGTGGAGGTGctggcag ACCCTTTAGATGACCAAGATGCTGGAGATCTCTGGGTTCCTGAGGAAGCGGGGAGTTTTGAGGGTGCCCAAGTGGAACACAGCACCTCCAGGTACAGTAGC TCCTGTAGATCACCTCTGGTCTaccatcttcttcctctttccaagGAGCCAGTCAGGAGAGATCTCCTTCCCACCTacttcccttcttctcctcctggcTTGTATCCTCTTCAGCAAGCTTCTTACAGCCAGCATTCTCTGGGCTGTGGCCAGGAGAAGGCAGAAGTTGCAGACGCCTGTGGCCAGTGA